In Nycticebus coucang isolate mNycCou1 chromosome 9, mNycCou1.pri, whole genome shotgun sequence, the following are encoded in one genomic region:
- the TREML1 gene encoding trem-like transcript 1 protein isoform X2, with protein sequence MGPYLILLLLLGLEEEEEETYKMGSLAEDPSAGPAGSASPTEASQDEKSIPLIWGSVAVLGLLVAAVVLFAVMAKRKGNRLGVCGRFQSSRVSGMGPSSVVHHLSDSGLAAELPPDIPYVRLDSPPSFDNTTYTSLSLDPPLGKPPPPNPPSLPPLPPKVLTCSKPVTYATVIFPEGDKSGGASSEPAQDPPDSQILSS encoded by the exons ATGGGCCCCTACCTGATTCTGCTGCTGCTACTGGGACTAGAAG aggaggaggaagagacatACAAGAtgggcagcctggctgaggaccCCTCTGCAGGCCCTGCAGGCAGTGCCAGCCCTACGGAAGCCAGCCAGGATGAGAAGAG CATCCCCTTGATCTGGGGTTCTGTGGCTGTGCTAGGCCTGCTAGTGGCAGCGGTGGTGCTGTTTGCTGTGATGGCCAAAAGGAAAG GGAACAGGCTTGGTGTGTGTGGCCGATTCCAGAGCAGCAGAGTTTCAGGCATG GGCCCCTCTTCAGTGGTCCACCACCTCAGTGACTCTGGGCTGGCTGCTGAACTGCCTCCGGATATACCATATGTTAGGCTTGACTCACCACCTTCCTTTGATAATACCACCTACACCAGTTTATCTCTTGATCCCCCATTAGGGAAACCTCCACCCCCAAATCCACCCTCATTGCCCCCTCTGCCTCCTAAGGTTCTTACCTGTTCCAAACCTGTAACGTATGCCACAGTCATCTTCCCAGAAGGGGACAAGAGTGGCGGGGCCTCCAGTGAGCCAGCGCAGGATCCTCCTGACAGTCAGATTCTATCCAGCTAA
- the TREM2 gene encoding triggering receptor expressed on myeloid cells 2 has protein sequence MGALCLLTLLLVTELSRAHNVTVFLGVAGQSLRVSCPYDSLKHWGRRKAWCRQLDEAGPCQRVVSTHSVWLLSFLKRRNGSTAITDDALGGTLTITLRDLQAQDAGFYQCQSLRGSEADTLRKVLVEVLADPLDQQDAGDPWVPGESESLEDTHVQHSIARSVLEGETLFPPTSILLLLACIFLIKFLVASTLWAAAWYGRRLETRPAIELDCGHDPGHQLQMLTGLRDT, from the exons ATGGGGGCTCTCTGCCTGCTCACCCTGCTCTTGGTCACAG AGCTATCCCGAGCCCACAATGTAACAGTGTTCCTGGGTGTGGCCGGCCAGTCCCTGCGGGTCTCCTGCCCCTATGACTCCTTGAAACACTGGGGGAGGCGCAAGGCCTGGTGCCGCCAGCTGGACGAGGCAGGCCCGTGCCAGCGTGTGGTCAGCACGCACAGCGTGTGGCTGCTGTCCTTCCTGAAAAGGCGGAATGGGAGCACAGCCATCACAGATGATGCCCTGGGCGGCACCCTCACCATCACACTACGCGATCTTCAAGCCCAGGACGCAGGCTTCTACCAGTGCCAGAGCCTCCGTGGCAGTGAGGCTGACACCCTGAGGAAGGTCCTCGTAGAGGTGCTGGCAG ACCCTCTGGATCAGCAGGATGCTGGAGATCCCTGGGTCCCTGGGGAGTCAGAGAGCTTGGAAGACACCCACGTGCAGCACAGCATTGCCAG GAGCGTCTTGGAAGGAGAGACCCTCTTCCCACCCACTTCCATCCTTCTCCTCCTGGCCTGCATCTTTCTCATCAAGTTTCTGGTAGCCAGCACCCTCTGGGCTGCAGCCTGGTATGGGCGGAGGCTGGAGACACGTCCAGCCATTGAACTGGACTGTGGGCATGACCCAGGGCACCAACTCCAGATGCTGACAG GACTCAGAGACActtga
- the TREML1 gene encoding trem-like transcript 1 protein isoform X1 has protein sequence MGPYLILLLLLGLEGQGSADSPPEVLQAPVGSFIQVQCLYRLQDVKALKVWCRFSPEGCQPLVSSAVDRRAPGSRRTFLTDMGGGLLQVEIIDLQEEDTGEYGCMVHGAMGPQTVHRVSLEVLPPEEEEETYKMGSLAEDPSAGPAGSASPTEASQDEKSIPLIWGSVAVLGLLVAAVVLFAVMAKRKGNRLGVCGRFQSSRVSGMGPSSVVHHLSDSGLAAELPPDIPYVRLDSPPSFDNTTYTSLSLDPPLGKPPPPNPPSLPPLPPKVLTCSKPVTYATVIFPEGDKSGGASSEPAQDPPDSQILSS, from the exons ATGGGCCCCTACCTGATTCTGCTGCTGCTACTGGGACTAGAAG GTCAGGGTTCAGCTGACAGCCCCCCAGAGGTGCTGCAGGCCCCCGTGGGGAGCTTCATCCAGGTTCAGTGCCTCTACCGGCTCCAGGATGTCAAGGCTCTCAAGGTGTGGTGCCGGTTCTCGCCAGAGGGGTGCCAGCCCCTGGTGTCCTCAGCTGTGGATCGCAGAGCCCCCGGGAGCAGGCGCACGTTTCTCACTGACATGGGTGGGGGCCTGCTGCAGGTGGAAATAATCGACCTGCAGGAGGAGGATACCGGGGAGTATGGCTGCATGGTGCACGGAGCCATGGGGCCCCAGACTGTGCACAGAGTCTCTCTGGAGGTGCTCCCTCCAG aggaggaggaagagacatACAAGAtgggcagcctggctgaggaccCCTCTGCAGGCCCTGCAGGCAGTGCCAGCCCTACGGAAGCCAGCCAGGATGAGAAGAG CATCCCCTTGATCTGGGGTTCTGTGGCTGTGCTAGGCCTGCTAGTGGCAGCGGTGGTGCTGTTTGCTGTGATGGCCAAAAGGAAAG GGAACAGGCTTGGTGTGTGTGGCCGATTCCAGAGCAGCAGAGTTTCAGGCATG GGCCCCTCTTCAGTGGTCCACCACCTCAGTGACTCTGGGCTGGCTGCTGAACTGCCTCCGGATATACCATATGTTAGGCTTGACTCACCACCTTCCTTTGATAATACCACCTACACCAGTTTATCTCTTGATCCCCCATTAGGGAAACCTCCACCCCCAAATCCACCCTCATTGCCCCCTCTGCCTCCTAAGGTTCTTACCTGTTCCAAACCTGTAACGTATGCCACAGTCATCTTCCCAGAAGGGGACAAGAGTGGCGGGGCCTCCAGTGAGCCAGCGCAGGATCCTCCTGACAGTCAGATTCTATCCAGCTAA